A single region of the Mercenaria mercenaria strain notata chromosome 6, MADL_Memer_1, whole genome shotgun sequence genome encodes:
- the LOC128557726 gene encoding uncharacterized protein LOC128557726 yields the protein MKKYKPVDAVYEDIYDFDDINGTSFESPRSSKTYTVDNSGNIVHPSNKPKVTDERVHLPPVVVGRNLVPRPPTARCGIAYRREKSSAESGNTNIARQNRKQTPNVPRRPNNEHRDDLDGTAVKPPQTTAHLDRYTRQGYRPSRPEPVDHDALYRSLMEGVQDKSILEKSPQVLEYERRNNIKHEGYKSETIEKNALMSSQADGVLTRRGSVCEPAPPTAPKPEVQHGYNRNRRRLLHASVQLDQNISVHNPPKSYHKPRPQTAEVEIDYDGDVQEALRAERELDRLHKELEKQKKTNLPYGMEILPPTTAAAANSNLPGCSTPCLIPTAAVPYKSAEHVKTWNGDTAKRGLGFRSKIKREQQEKRKLSINLIPDKIRKEMKKYFG from the exons atgaaaaaatacaa accTGTTGATGCAGTATATGAAGACATATACGACTTTGATGATATCAAtg gtaCATCCTTTGAATCTCCAAGGTCAAGTAAAACCTACACTGTTGACAATTCTGGTAACATTGTCCATCCCAGCAACAAACCTAAAGTCACAGATGAAAGGGTACACTTACCTCCCGTGGTCGTCGGTAGAAATCTGGTTCCCCGGCCCCCGACGGCTAGATGTGGTATTGCTTATAGACGCGAAAAGTCATCTGCAGAATCTGGGAACACAAATATTGCCaggcaaaatagaaaacaaactcCAAATG TTCCAAGGCGACCAAATAATGAACATCGTGATGACTTAGATGGAACAGCAGTAAAACCACCACAGACCACTGCTCATCTTGATAGATATACAAGGCAAGGATACCGTCCTTCTAGACCGGAGCCTGTCGACCATGATGCTCTATACAGGTCTCTGATGGAAGGTGTACAAGACAAAAGCATTCTAGAGAAAAGTCCCCAAGTCCTCGAGTATGAAAGAAGAAATAACATCAAACACGAGGGATACAAGAGCGAAACAATTGAGAAGAATGCTCTGATGTCCAGCCAAGCCGATGGTGTCCTTACAAGGCGG GGTTCTGTATGCGAACCAGCACCTCCAACAGCCCCTAAGCCCGAGGTCCAGCATGGATACAACAGAAATCGACGAAGATTACTACATGCCAGTGTTCAGCTTGATCAGAATATTTCCGTCCACAACCCGCCAAAGTCATATCACAAACCCAGACCTCAAACAGCTGAAGTTGAGATCGACTACGATGGAGACGTACAGGAAGCGCTCAGGGCCGAGAGAGAGCTTGATCGTCTCCATAAGGAGCTTGAAAAGCAGAAGAAAACCAATCTGCCATACGGAATGGAAATCCTTCCTCCTACAACAGCTGCTGCAGCCAATTCAAATCTTCCAGGGTGTTCAACCCCATGCCTGATCCCCACTGCCGCTGTCCCTTACAAATCAGCTGAGCATGTGAAAACCTGGAATGGCGATACTGCAAAGAGAGGGCTGGGatttaggtcaaagatcaagagaGAACAACAGGAGAAAAGAAAGCTTAGTATCAACCTTATTCCTGACAAAATCaggaaagaaatgaaaaagtattttggctaa